A single region of the Chitinophaga niabensis genome encodes:
- a CDS encoding alpha/beta fold hydrolase produces the protein MNYEIKTQGKFKFIEEGEGEPLILLHGLFGALSNFSGLLEYFKQYNKVVIPLLPLFDLNILETSVSGLAKYVHKFIETRNYTDYHLMGNSLGGHVALVYILKHPEKVKSLILTGSSGLFENGMGETYPKRGDYEYIRKKTELTFYDPAMATKELVDEVFEITSNRLKVIKIITLAKSAIRHNLGEELTTITTPTLLIWGNNDTVTPPMVGEEFHKLIPNSELHFIDKCGHAPMMEMPEEFNVIMHDFFKRLASGAVKVNAS, from the coding sequence ATGAATTACGAAATCAAAACACAGGGCAAATTTAAATTCATCGAAGAAGGAGAAGGAGAACCATTGATATTGTTGCATGGATTATTTGGCGCCCTCAGTAATTTCAGCGGCCTCCTGGAGTACTTCAAGCAGTATAACAAGGTGGTGATCCCTTTATTGCCGCTGTTTGACCTGAATATCCTGGAAACCTCCGTTAGCGGGCTGGCTAAATACGTTCACAAGTTCATAGAAACCCGTAACTATACTGATTATCACCTGATGGGCAACTCTCTTGGAGGGCATGTTGCGCTGGTGTATATCCTCAAACACCCTGAAAAAGTGAAGTCACTCATTCTCACCGGAAGCTCCGGTCTTTTTGAGAACGGCATGGGAGAAACCTATCCTAAACGCGGGGATTATGAATATATCCGTAAAAAAACGGAGCTTACTTTCTATGATCCTGCCATGGCTACCAAAGAACTGGTAGACGAGGTGTTTGAGATCACCAGCAACCGCCTGAAAGTGATCAAGATCATTACCCTGGCCAAATCCGCTATCCGGCATAACCTGGGCGAGGAGTTGACGACCATTACCACACCCACCCTCCTGATCTGGGGGAACAATGATACCGTTACACCGCCTATGGTGGGAGAAGAGTTTCATAAGCTCATCCCCAATTCAGAACTGCATTTTATCGATAAATGCGGCCATGCACCCATGATGGAAATGCCCGAAGAGTTCAATGTGATCATGCACGATTTCTTCAAGAGGCTTGCCAGTGGCGCTGTGAAGGTCAATGCCAGCTAA
- a CDS encoding NAD kinase — MHVALYSRGFVKEDLEDIRFLLEELNRQEITPVIFEPFYRELRPHVQFYPETEVFSHAEDLNQRIEFLVSLGGDGTLLDTVSFIRDKNIPVMGVNFGRLGFLASIGRNEIHEVVDSLISRNYVVDKRTLIHLDTSIPLFGNVPYALNEFTIHKKDTSAMVKIHTYLNGEFLNTYWADGLIVATPTGSTGYSLSCGGPIVFPEAASFVITPVAPHNLNVRPIIVPDNNIISFEVEGRSDQFLCTLDSRMEVIDNRVQLAVKKEDFSISLLRLNEGNFLHTLRNKLLWGIDTRNAGRK; from the coding sequence ATGCATGTAGCCCTTTACAGTCGCGGATTCGTAAAAGAAGACCTGGAAGATATTCGTTTTCTGCTGGAGGAATTGAACCGTCAGGAGATCACACCTGTTATATTTGAACCCTTTTATAGAGAATTGAGGCCGCATGTACAGTTCTATCCTGAAACAGAGGTTTTTTCCCATGCGGAAGACCTGAACCAGCGGATCGAATTTTTGGTGAGCCTCGGCGGCGACGGTACTTTGCTGGACACGGTGAGCTTTATACGGGATAAAAACATACCCGTGATGGGAGTGAATTTCGGAAGGCTGGGTTTCCTGGCCAGCATTGGCAGGAACGAGATCCACGAAGTGGTGGATTCCCTCATCAGCCGCAATTACGTAGTAGATAAAAGAACGCTCATTCACCTGGACACCAGCATTCCTTTATTCGGGAATGTGCCTTATGCCCTGAATGAGTTCACGATCCATAAGAAAGATACCTCCGCGATGGTAAAGATCCATACCTATCTGAACGGGGAATTCTTAAATACTTACTGGGCGGACGGATTGATAGTAGCCACGCCAACCGGATCTACAGGTTATTCTCTGAGTTGTGGCGGCCCCATCGTTTTCCCGGAAGCCGCGAGTTTTGTGATCACCCCTGTGGCCCCTCACAATCTGAATGTGCGCCCCATTATTGTACCGGACAATAATATCATTTCCTTTGAAGTGGAAGGCCGCAGCGATCAGTTCCTCTGTACCCTGGATTCCAGGATGGAAGTGATAGATAACCGGGTACAGCTGGCGGTAAAGAAAGAAGATTTTTCTATCAGCCTGTTAAGACTAAACGAGGGAAACTTCCTTCACACCTTAAGGAACAAGCTGTTATGGGGGATCGATACCCGTAATGCCGGAAGAAAATAG
- a CDS encoding GatB/YqeY domain-containing protein, translating into MSLELDINGAIKTAMLAKAEAELRALRAIKAAILVAKTAEGASELTEEDEQKLLQKLSKQRKDSLEIFRQQNREDLAKKEEEELAVIARYLPQQMDEAALRTALTEIIAAVGASSPADMGKVMGAATKQLAGKAEGKMISALVKELLTK; encoded by the coding sequence ATGTCATTAGAATTAGATATCAACGGCGCTATCAAAACCGCCATGCTGGCTAAGGCAGAAGCTGAATTGCGTGCCCTGCGTGCTATTAAGGCTGCCATATTAGTAGCTAAAACAGCAGAAGGTGCCAGCGAACTCACAGAAGAGGATGAGCAGAAACTCCTGCAAAAACTCTCCAAACAACGTAAAGATTCCCTGGAAATATTCCGCCAACAGAACCGTGAAGACCTGGCGAAGAAAGAAGAAGAAGAACTGGCTGTGATTGCCCGTTACCTTCCGCAGCAAATGGATGAAGCGGCACTGCGTACTGCTTTAACTGAGATCATAGCAGCCGTGGGTGCCAGTTCACCAGCAGATATGGGTAAAGTAATGGGTGCTGCCACCAAACAACTGGCTGGCAAAGCTGAAGGCAAAATGATCTCCGCACTTGTAAAAGAACTCCTGACCAAATAA
- a CDS encoding CvpA family protein — MAIDILFAVILAFAVYKGFTRGLIVAVFSLVAFILGLAAALKLSAVLAEYLAGHGMHGRWWPVLCFIGIFLAVVILVRIGAAALEKVVQWSMLGWINRLGGIILYALVYTVIYSVLLWLANQLYWLSPETKLQSVVYPYIEPIGPKVMEQMGRVIPVFRDVFAELQGFFEKAAKEIPSNR, encoded by the coding sequence TTGGCCATAGACATACTTTTTGCCGTTATCCTGGCATTTGCCGTCTACAAAGGTTTTACCCGTGGCCTGATCGTTGCGGTGTTTTCCCTTGTGGCCTTTATATTGGGACTGGCTGCCGCGCTTAAATTATCCGCCGTACTGGCGGAATACCTGGCAGGGCATGGTATGCATGGCCGTTGGTGGCCGGTCTTGTGTTTTATTGGTATCTTTCTGGCAGTAGTGATCCTGGTACGTATTGGGGCCGCGGCCCTGGAAAAGGTGGTACAATGGTCTATGCTGGGCTGGATCAACCGTTTGGGAGGGATCATTTTATATGCGCTCGTGTATACTGTAATATATAGCGTACTATTGTGGCTGGCCAATCAATTGTATTGGCTAAGCCCGGAAACCAAGCTGCAATCTGTCGTATATCCTTATATAGAGCCGATCGGACCTAAGGTGATGGAACAAATGGGCAGGGTTATCCCGGTTTTCAGGGATGTATTTGCCGAATTGCAGGGATTTTTTGAAAAAGCTGCTAAAGAAATACCTTCAAATAGATAG
- the gldC gene encoding gliding motility protein GldC has protein sequence MTKESTIQIKVALDEQKVPEKIEWTASDSTADRMNKAKAMMVAFWDGADKTALRIDLWTKEMMVDEMADFFFQTMMTMADTYQRATPWADQANDLRAFAHEFYKKFEEKLKNQNQ, from the coding sequence ATGACAAAAGAATCTACTATACAGATCAAGGTGGCATTGGATGAACAAAAGGTGCCGGAAAAAATTGAATGGACGGCTTCAGACAGTACAGCCGACCGTATGAATAAAGCGAAAGCCATGATGGTGGCTTTTTGGGATGGGGCGGATAAAACCGCTTTACGTATAGATCTCTGGACGAAAGAAATGATGGTGGATGAAATGGCTGACTTCTTTTTTCAGACCATGATGACGATGGCCGATACTTATCAACGCGCCACGCCATGGGCTGATCAGGCCAATGATCTCCGTGCTTTTGCGCATGAATTCTACAAGAAATTCGAGGAAAAGCTTAAAAATCAGAACCAGTAA
- a CDS encoding POTRA domain-containing protein, whose product MRTVLNISATWLLLFFALPATGQQRDTVATATLQPLSLDTNYIIVRNILVSGNKKTRTSIVLRELSLKPGDTVYLSTLAETLEASRKQLLNTSLFLNATANVKNWEGRSADLAFEVWERWYLFAFPIFKLADRNFNQWWVEQKHSLKRVNLGVKAFQDNLTGRNDDVYADVTVGYTQKFLLGYNLPYIDNKFRHGIGFVVSYSRNREINYISDGNKQQFFRQDDFLRKQFLLGLTYTYRKAISTRHQLVLNYYNESVNDSVVLRNPDYLGNGRKDMNYLELAYRLHYIQADSWQYPLKGLLVSGEVSKVGIGPLSGLDYLKFRVKATKYWELARKTYGALGILGQAKFSSDQPYIGMRAMGYSDDYLRGLEYYVIDGTSYFIFKSTLRREVLNWKVKLPIVPKKFSNLPIRLLVKTYGDMGYAYAKLTKNGILNNKMLYTAGAGLDLVSFYDTCIRFEYSINQLGEKGLFLHAKLDM is encoded by the coding sequence ATGCGCACTGTTCTAAACATTTCCGCCACATGGCTATTGCTTTTTTTTGCGTTGCCCGCAACAGGGCAGCAGCGGGATACAGTCGCTACCGCCACATTGCAGCCGCTTTCGCTGGATACTAATTACATCATCGTTCGCAACATCCTTGTTTCCGGCAATAAAAAAACACGTACTTCTATTGTATTGAGAGAGCTTAGCCTGAAACCGGGCGATACCGTGTATCTCAGTACATTGGCGGAAACGCTGGAGGCAAGCCGGAAACAATTATTGAATACTTCCCTCTTCCTCAATGCCACCGCCAATGTAAAGAACTGGGAAGGCAGGAGTGCTGACCTTGCTTTTGAAGTATGGGAGCGCTGGTACCTGTTTGCCTTTCCCATCTTTAAACTGGCAGACAGGAATTTTAACCAGTGGTGGGTAGAACAGAAACATAGCCTGAAAAGAGTGAACCTGGGTGTGAAAGCTTTCCAGGATAACCTTACGGGCAGGAACGACGATGTGTATGCAGATGTAACGGTGGGGTATACACAGAAATTCCTGCTGGGCTATAACCTTCCTTACATCGATAATAAGTTCCGTCATGGGATTGGTTTTGTAGTGTCCTACAGCCGCAACCGCGAGATCAATTATATTTCAGATGGTAATAAGCAGCAGTTCTTCCGGCAGGATGATTTCCTGCGGAAACAGTTCCTGCTGGGGCTTACCTATACTTACAGGAAAGCTATCAGCACCCGGCATCAGCTGGTGTTGAACTATTATAATGAATCTGTGAATGATTCCGTAGTGCTTAGGAATCCGGATTACCTGGGTAATGGCAGAAAAGATATGAACTACCTGGAACTGGCTTACCGCCTGCATTACATCCAGGCGGACAGTTGGCAGTATCCCTTAAAAGGCCTGCTGGTGAGTGGGGAGGTATCTAAAGTGGGTATAGGGCCTTTGAGCGGGCTGGATTATCTGAAATTCCGTGTAAAAGCCACTAAGTATTGGGAGCTGGCCCGTAAAACCTATGGTGCCCTGGGCATCCTCGGGCAGGCAAAATTCTCTTCAGATCAACCCTATATTGGCATGCGGGCTATGGGATACAGCGATGATTACCTCCGTGGCCTGGAATATTACGTGATAGACGGCACCAGTTATTTCATCTTCAAATCCACGCTGCGCCGGGAAGTGCTCAACTGGAAAGTAAAACTCCCTATTGTACCTAAAAAGTTCAGTAACCTGCCTATCCGCCTGCTTGTGAAAACATATGGGGATATGGGGTATGCCTATGCAAAACTCACTAAGAACGGCATATTGAATAACAAGATGTTATATACTGCCGGAGCGGGTTTGGACCTCGTGTCCTTCTACGATACCTGCATCCGCTTTGAATACAGCATTAACCAATTGGGCGAAAAAGGACTATTTTTACACGCTAAGCTGGATATGTAA
- a CDS encoding glycosyltransferase, whose protein sequence is MRIAVNAVPMLQDTPADTGNVITEMLYRLCRLHPDVEFLLITDCPWQPTVILPPNAQHILLKPWTGGRLGQYAWRRWQWRKAIRKYKADRVLCIDEVLPVPVDIPAYLMLTRQTEVLDRASTSKYIRQYTGILLFSVFMREQVNKRFGGLDAKIHELQPGVSETYIPLNWEEREEVKREYADGMEYYISVASIHPDNNIRPLLKAFSMLKKRLRTSMKLVLAGRLTHAGEEIAESLQTYKFRDDVIWVENPEETELARLIAGAYGLVHTAGADGLAVPIYMALRCQVPAVALYAGASPEAGGDAALNAVPDDITDLSEKLGALYKDEMLRSKLLAHITRAESWDEGALQLGRIITT, encoded by the coding sequence ATGCGTATAGCCGTTAATGCTGTCCCGATGCTCCAGGATACACCTGCAGACACAGGGAATGTGATCACTGAAATGTTGTACCGGTTGTGCCGCCTGCACCCGGATGTTGAATTCCTGCTAATTACAGACTGTCCCTGGCAACCGACGGTAATACTGCCCCCCAATGCGCAGCATATTCTGCTGAAACCATGGACGGGCGGGCGTTTGGGCCAGTATGCCTGGCGCAGATGGCAGTGGAGGAAAGCTATCAGAAAGTATAAGGCAGACAGGGTATTGTGTATAGATGAAGTGCTTCCTGTACCTGTGGATATTCCTGCTTATCTAATGCTCACGCGGCAAACCGAAGTACTCGATCGTGCTTCCACCTCAAAATATATCCGCCAGTATACAGGTATCTTACTCTTCTCTGTTTTTATGCGGGAACAGGTGAATAAGCGTTTTGGTGGCCTGGATGCGAAGATCCATGAGTTACAGCCCGGCGTTTCTGAAACCTATATTCCATTGAACTGGGAGGAAAGAGAAGAGGTGAAAAGGGAGTATGCAGATGGGATGGAATATTATATTTCTGTTGCCAGTATTCATCCGGATAATAATATCAGACCTTTGCTGAAAGCTTTTTCCATGTTGAAGAAAAGGCTGCGTACCAGTATGAAGCTTGTGCTGGCGGGGCGTTTAACGCATGCGGGAGAAGAGATCGCGGAGTCGCTGCAAACCTATAAGTTCAGGGATGATGTGATCTGGGTGGAGAATCCCGAGGAAACAGAACTGGCGCGACTGATAGCAGGGGCTTATGGATTGGTGCATACCGCAGGTGCGGATGGGCTGGCAGTGCCGATCTACATGGCATTACGGTGCCAGGTACCCGCAGTTGCTTTATATGCAGGAGCTTCTCCGGAAGCTGGCGGGGATGCAGCTTTGAATGCAGTGCCGGATGATATTACAGACCTTTCCGAGAAACTGGGAGCTTTATATAAGGATGAAATGCTGCGCAGTAAGCTGCTGGCACATATTACAAGAGCAGAGAGCTGGGATGAGGGAGCTTTGCAGTTAGGGAGGATCATTACTACCTGA
- a CDS encoding ABC transporter permease, which yields MARSVSFSRQAWKRLKRNKGAMAGMTVIILALFTGIFAYFLSPDHTPFANGMVLEISGQKPGFSIEMLHVQKTQPVAKRSWLHYLVYGQESGVTLIPVRSWEFKQDSIRVEKYVDEETTFPETFALSEVLNAPVQAVPAAQIIVGRQHLKQHHYWLGTDKFGRDILSRLLVGTRVSLSVGCIAVFISLTIGIFLGAIAGYFRGAVDEAVMWLINVIWSVPTLLLVFAISLALGKGFWQVFIAVGLTMWVSVARIIRGQVLGLRELQFVEATRALGYGHVRTIVKHILPNIMGPVMVVAASNFATAIVIEAGLSFLGVGVQPPQPSWGLMIKENYNFIITHNPLLALAPGVAIMLLVLAFNLLGNGLRDAMDVKGKI from the coding sequence ATGGCCCGATCTGTTTCTTTTTCCCGGCAAGCATGGAAACGCCTTAAGCGTAACAAGGGAGCTATGGCCGGAATGACCGTGATCATCCTTGCATTGTTCACCGGCATTTTTGCTTATTTCCTTTCGCCGGACCATACGCCTTTTGCGAATGGGATGGTATTAGAGATCAGCGGGCAGAAGCCGGGTTTCAGTATTGAGATGCTGCACGTACAGAAAACGCAGCCTGTGGCAAAAAGGAGCTGGTTGCATTACCTGGTATATGGGCAGGAATCGGGTGTTACGCTGATCCCTGTGAGGAGCTGGGAGTTCAAACAAGATTCCATCCGGGTAGAAAAATATGTGGATGAGGAAACTACTTTCCCTGAAACCTTTGCGCTGAGCGAGGTATTGAATGCTCCGGTACAAGCTGTGCCTGCAGCCCAGATCATTGTGGGCCGGCAACATTTGAAGCAGCATCATTACTGGCTGGGCACTGATAAATTCGGGCGGGATATCCTCAGCCGCTTATTGGTGGGTACGCGTGTGAGTTTAAGCGTGGGCTGCATTGCCGTATTCATCTCTTTAACCATCGGTATTTTTTTAGGGGCCATTGCCGGATATTTCAGGGGAGCTGTAGATGAGGCGGTGATGTGGCTGATCAATGTGATCTGGAGTGTGCCCACGCTGTTGTTGGTTTTTGCGATCTCACTGGCATTGGGAAAAGGATTCTGGCAGGTGTTCATCGCTGTAGGATTAACGATGTGGGTGAGTGTGGCGAGGATCATCAGGGGCCAGGTGTTAGGACTGAGGGAATTGCAATTTGTGGAAGCTACGCGGGCATTGGGTTACGGGCATGTGCGCACGATCGTGAAACATATTTTACCCAATATTATGGGGCCGGTAATGGTAGTGGCAGCCAGTAATTTTGCTACGGCCATTGTGATAGAAGCAGGATTGAGCTTCCTGGGTGTAGGGGTACAACCGCCGCAACCTTCCTGGGGTTTAATGATCAAGGAAAACTATAATTTTATCATTACACATAACCCTTTGCTGGCCCTGGCACCGGGTGTTGCTATTATGTTACTGGTATTGGCCTTCAACCTGTTAGGTAATGGATTGCGGGATGCGATGGATGTAAAGGGGAAGATATAG
- a CDS encoding CBS domain-containing protein, with translation MLAQELISTIVPVLNPMDTGAKALRLMNEYHLTQLPMVVDNKYLQLVEEEDIIDWEDPDQLLDTTEANPFKPAIPEGTHFYEALKLFYDHKLSVLPVISKEQEYLGSITKDNLLAILAQYNGVKEPGGLLVLEVDPRNYSLSEIARIAESNEVTLLSVNTITNSNTGKLEVLLKTNRQELQGILATFERFNYTIKYMFSEELEEDLLKKNYDLLMNYISM, from the coding sequence ATGTTGGCACAGGAATTAATATCCACCATAGTGCCGGTTTTGAATCCAATGGACACCGGGGCTAAAGCTTTACGCCTGATGAATGAATATCATCTGACGCAATTGCCTATGGTAGTGGATAACAAATACCTGCAGCTGGTGGAGGAAGAGGATATTATAGACTGGGAAGATCCGGACCAGTTGCTGGACACTACGGAAGCCAACCCTTTCAAACCTGCCATCCCTGAAGGGACCCATTTTTACGAAGCGCTTAAGTTATTCTACGATCATAAATTGTCTGTTTTGCCGGTGATCTCCAAAGAACAGGAGTACCTGGGCAGTATTACAAAAGACAATCTGCTGGCCATCCTTGCCCAATATAATGGTGTAAAGGAACCAGGCGGCCTCCTGGTACTGGAGGTAGACCCCCGGAATTACAGCCTGAGCGAGATTGCCCGTATTGCAGAAAGCAATGAGGTGACCCTGCTCAGCGTTAATACCATCACCAATTCCAATACCGGTAAACTGGAAGTGTTGCTTAAAACCAACCGCCAGGAATTACAGGGTATCCTGGCCACTTTCGAGCGCTTTAACTATACCATCAAGTATATGTTCAGCGAGGAGCTGGAAGAAGACCTGCTCAAAAAGAACTACGACCTGCTCATGAATTACATCAGCATGTGA